DNA sequence from the Hippopotamus amphibius kiboko isolate mHipAmp2 chromosome 1, mHipAmp2.hap2, whole genome shotgun sequence genome:
tgactgtctgtgtgtgaactggtactgtgcggaagttctagtgccttgtctttacacaccccgcccccagcatggatttctgacccatcaggacgtctgactctagaccagaggatcaccattgtggcaccttctgcctgcaactgggcagacatttaaaaggtcttttcttccttatatcgctgcacacttgtccaccttccatctcgacctctgcatctgcatcatccatcctgccacaaattctgccaaagacacaggctctctaaaccttctcagctctcccaagatcccttccttcctctgaggagagcaaccacgtcccgcatccctccacctgggaacatcctgggctcttcaaggtggcttctgtgtgttatcaagggaaagtctctctatggaaaggggtccagtctaaacaacattcccagcaccaaggctgactatatcaagtaccttatcggacaccacacagtgaagggcttctttttctgctgtgcattcatacatatttcctcattttatcactagagctaccatcaacagattatttgatctattttacagaggaggaaacagacgctaagagaggaaaagtcaatcaCTCGCTCACTGTTACTGAAGGCAGCACTCAGGCTAAACCTGGAAACTTGCATGcttagtccagggctctttccactctcacaagctgcctcctgtcacatcatcctttctgtgctttaacactgggcagatgctgcctcctgccccaaaggccATGGTCCATCAGGAAGGAATCAGTTGCAATACTATGCCCTCTACCCTGTGCATTACTCCCCGtcctcccactcagccagtcctgctcctatcagagccccaaatgggccatggaacaggaaagctgagaaaaaagaaaaccacatcctagTCGAGGTGCGGAGTCTCTTGTGAGTGGCTCAGTGCTATCAGGTTCTGTGGGCCCCTTACCTGGGCTGAGCTTGCGGGCAAGGCGCTCTGCCAGCCTATGTCCCTCAGTCAGCTGCTCTCGGAAGCCCTGcccctggtggttgtcaaggtcattgtgggtgaggaggtccttgaggtgctgcttgagtagaacagagtcatctttcccttcccgtaatgtctgccgtaactgggtcagctctcgcgcctgacttcgaattaggatatcacacgtcctaaggtgggacagaagataattttaaaatgcaaagagttgCATGATGACTGCGAGGGATTCCTGTGAGAACATCCTCAAGGAGCCATCGAAGCAGCATTGTGGCCCATATCTGGTGGCCAGCctgtgccaaagagaaagagggacaacaaaggactcccctgagacagggcgtgctcctataagattgcccattcatcttgttcttctgtaaacaaaacctagggtctttctaaacctacatgaagatgtctcttcatttcctcactcagccatgcccatttccatataaaaatagacagagggcatggtacagtggatgacacacagccacatacAGCGTGGACAGGTACAGCAGGTGTgagttggaaagaacaagagaataacagggtcaaaaaaggttgacaagctgtagtcagtcaggaggacattgtgatttaaaggtcaatgaggtaccgattgaacaacactgtgaaggtaccaaatgccactgagttgacttgttcacttgaatttggtgaatttcatgcatgatatgtgatttcaaattaataGTGTTTTTCAAAGCAGAGTAACTGAAGccctgaataaaatcagagtccataattcaccagttggtgtcctccacctggttgacaaatattgtgcccatgtgcctgccacgcacatctctgacctccttacctcagcctctcatcgagcgttggcttctctgccagcttctctgccagcctcagcgcctcaaacgacagcttctcccccagcacggattcaatgatgtccttacaggcttcacactctgaggaaagagagacgctgcctcaggggaaagctggacctgctgctgtggtcacggccttcaagggaggaggcagggtccaccccaggggcagatgtaactccaataccaggctctatgcagcgatctccacatctgatccctcagcctcccaactgcgtggccttcggttacttcttgtttgagaactgaggaaagagaagctccaaggcccagaaagcaactagacaagatgaactggcatttggcaaagtcagaattcacatcccctgagactgcctctgaatcctgggccactttaccaagacctgcagcctcttgggtgacacgcggaacagggccatgaggtggcgattgctgtgtggtcgggaagacccctgatggggtccatacaactataggcctgatggttcccttctgctgggatttactaatgaacaagtgtctcaaaggttttcacctttgagtCAAAACTCACCTGGATACActtgtgtgaaatagaatatgcgaaagtataaggacctagaaaaaaatgtgcccaaacactatgaaagcttttgtgattagaaatagtatagtgtgaatgtactgtgcttacactgtgacaggcactattttcagagctttgacagaatttcttcattattcattacaacTCAAACAAGTAGCCCACAGTTTCAGTGAGGAGCAACCTCACCCTTAAGCTCCTTTAAAGCAGATActatcctctgctttccccagtgtgtaaccaccacgtgaccccagtgtaacaagcacggggctttgccagtgggacctcaggggagctgggactgatgcagttcattagtgccagatgttcagccaacagtgatgcaggatcagatacagcaccgaaaagattccagttgacacactttagcttgttgctgagagaaacaggCGGTTCTGTGACTGCATCAGGAATCAATGTCTAGAATTGTAACTTGATTCTCACCCTACAACGCACCGCAAACTTGGAAAAGGGACTacactctttgtacctcagttttcccatcctcaggcaactgagggtaaaacagccacttctacctttcctggattgtggtcagaatgaaattcaaaatgacaaaggaaatagataaagtctagagagtttagtttcttggagggaagacggtgatcattcatcactttggtgaccatgacccctaggacttactgtatttctgcagctggttGGCCAGGGAGTAGGCAGTTGCTTGGGATACAAGGAATTTCTCTGTGAGGTCTCGGAAGTCCTGCTTGTTCTTTGCCAGCTGCAACTGAAGCTCCTGGTTGATTTCCGTCAGTGTAAGTTCTGCCCTCGGATCAGATAAAGGGCCAAAAGATACTGCCATGGTGATGTGTGGTAGAAGGGgtagagccaggggctggggaaaagaaagccaaacatatgTTGGATTAAAATCAGGTGAAATCACATAGGTTTACTCAGGACTGAGGGACGACAAAAACTGGCGTTCTTAACTTACTGTTGGGAACAACGGAGGgttcacaactgcaaaaataaggttcaagatgccagagctcagagccagaggtactgcctgtagctcagactcagacaggagtgacggaaggggacccagtgtgccaggtaaccatctggagttgcaataacagaactggtaggtgggggcgggtcacggaatcttgggggcccctgccttccagttgccttggccatgctggtacacaaggctgcctggggtcctgtgaaggtcaccccggatagcacccaacccctcagcagccactcttcagttgtccacacatgtcctgataccacttacccgtctccttccaaaacatatctaagctgagttctccctgttcattcttctgtgcataaaaaaaattcatgagagaaatagtttgccaacaagtcttaatttccatagggctgtcatgaagccatcccaccttctctttacatggatcttaaggtttttccacaagtgagagatgtcaaactttgagactgtcatgaagttcttcactgggtcttctccaggtttgtctatatcctgaaatctgtaggacaaaaagcagagtataatgctatgtgaaagcatacttaattttttaaactgttttctgtcccaatgtaatattcttttgctgcatcacagtgttgtatcagattcttatcttccctgggcagcatgatggctttagaataaacttaagtttgacatccctaccttctaagctcctcctctgtatgtgggttgctctacgtgtggttttttttaaatgtcactaaacaGGACAGTTCATACTTTCGCTTATGGATTTCATTGTAGTCCcagaagagctctttccaagctgtcaaagtgattaaaagagtttacatgtatatccttggctacctggcatgaccatctgtttaggaaagacttgggagcctgaggctattgatctgtgttgattaaattcacccacatcatgaacagaccagggatccagggcggagtttatgggacactgcttgatagatctctttgagttgtcctcctgccattgacCTGTGGTTGTACTCCCAAAACAGCATATGGTTAAGTTCAAGATCTTGGGTCAGGGATGGCTGATTTTCCACAGGGAACATATGGatgtgttcagtgacataaaagctgaggttgaggagagagggacaggcaggcccgAAGGGAGTTACGTTCTGAACCAACTCCACACTCCTTCAGCATCTGCTCCTAGCCAGGTCTTGTGAGCCTGTGACTTGGGAGACCCCTTTGCGACATCCGTCTCTTCAGTTTAGCTGCTGGTCTAACCTGGATTgagggtgaaatggatgtgagcatgggtcatatgtgtcaaggtaaaggatggaggactggatcaaccagttatgaaagttcctcatccccgcaccccaagccatactccaactatccttccttcttttttttttaattctcatctttttacaaaacatatttatttatatctttttggctgtgttgggtcttcatttgctgtgcacgggctttctctagttgaggtgagtgggggctacttttggttgaagtgcacagacttctcattgtggtggcttctcttgttgcggagcatgggctctaggcacatgggcttcagtagttgtggcatctgggctcagtagttgtggcaaatgggcttagttgctctgaggcatgtgggatcttcctggaccagagatcaaacccatgtccactgcactggtaggcgggttcttaaccactgcaccaccagggaagtcccctacccttcttaatgagactggtttgtgagattaagcaaatgcattaaggaaatctattttctggtgtctgtgggcctgacattctgtgggggaaagaaaaatgtatcacattccttcattcaaataatcatgaaatggaAGGCTCACAAAAGGTACCTGATGTACTTGAAGTCAAACACGGATTAGCTTTTACAGGGCtaataaaagttatcacaacagttctagttcattgactgatattggggtcaggcaatttgtataatcctgtgattatgatattttattttccttataatcatctaaggtaatattattgtgctaagtaaataataagaaacgtacagaagaggacattaaataatctatctggccaaattaagaattgaagaaaatgctttttatttaccaaagcaagtaagctattgctttgtgttttgtaagtaaaggaaacttactttcgtctttatccttcatttgtgccacttagttctcctcttttcctctgtaacctggctttgttcccagacccctacttttgtcttactaaaccatttctatacacagtccaatgcagaagtgatggctgggcccttgcaaaggctccctgaagtggttacaggtgtcaggacaccagacaaagtctggaggcaaaagcagcccatcttttagaatggctgctttcccacctccttgaagTTGACATGATGTCCCATGACAGAAAGGGATCATCTCCTTTTAACTTGAGAGCCTCAAATCTCAGGGACTGTAGTCTATTGGGCTGACCTGTGCTGAAACTGAATGCACCTGCTAACGTTCTGGTTTCTTGTTAGGTggctagaatatttataaggttttctaacaaacatctttggaaaaggttgcatttatagcaatacgatttatttgtataaagtgGCGGCTTGAAGAAGACTGGtcccatcaataaggaaaaagaaaaggtaaattgaaCTTTCACTCGAAACcagcctgaatttgaaattagggctttcacttttctcaaggtgggtggtcaggtgcctcagccatgtgtccccaagggcttatgtctccgctgtaaactggacaagggtaaaatggggtcagataggccaggtcccttcaattctagagtcctccaatagctctcgtctgctttagtcactggattggaaatatctttgttcttctgctctgtcctacttctgtgttttgggtaaattttatgcagctcggtctgttctgccctcaagttgatccctgtaagaatcacctgggagagttagtacccatacaagttcacagtcctcatctgtagcaatcctgattcattgggctgaggtgggacctggaatctatttgataaagttcctcagatgtgcagttagatttacccactgatttcagtgaccttcctcatgatttgtgggcatgattatatcatatatatgagtaattctagtcttcacaattgacttgtgcagagatcattactctctgctgctttgcagatggagaaactgaggcagagagagggtctGTCACTGGCCAAGGCCCCCTTGCTGTAAGTGCTGGAGCCAGAACCCAGGTAGAGTGCCCCTCCATCCCAAAATCCCATCCCACATTGTCCAGTTCAATCTTTTGTCAGATCTTTCCAAGTAGGTGCTTCCTTCACCTAtactgcatttctaccaaaaactgtctaaacttactttttgttttttttctgatatctttcttctcaacaggctaacaacatcacattctggtcactggctattaatttgagacactggttaatgaaactacagggcatggaacctgcaaagatgccttgttgatgatgatgatgatggcggcaTAATTCACGCACCATAACATTCATGttgtgtacaagtcagtgattttcagtctgtttacaaggtttgaaaccaccaccactatctaattccagaacaactgcattacgtcccaaataatccttggtcctattagcagtcactccctattccctccttcttccagcccttggaaaccactaatctcctttctctctgtatggatttgccttttctgggcatatcttcaaaatggaatcatcagacatatggccttttgtatttggcttcttcattaccataacgttttcatggttcatccatgtttttgcatgtctcattattttatttttttttacacctaaataatatttcactttatgactctactacattgtgtttattcattcctcagttggtggacatttggtgttgtttctacttttgacgtctatgaataatgctgctttgagtattcaggtgcaagtttgtgaccatatgttttcaattctcttgggtacaaacctgggagtgg
Encoded proteins:
- the LOC130835890 gene encoding putative neuroblastoma breakpoint family member 5, giving the protein MAVSFGPLSDPRAELTLTEINQELQLQLAKNKQDFRDLTEKFLVSQATAYSLANQLQKYSWPPDMGHNAASMIRSQARELTQLRQTLREGKDDSVLLKQHLKDLLTHNDLDNHQGQGFREQLTEGHRLAERLARKLSPETDEDEEDEPAEETLTPRYQ